The Chiroxiphia lanceolata isolate bChiLan1 chromosome 3, bChiLan1.pri, whole genome shotgun sequence DNA segment AAAAATGACTTGGTATGTCTCTATCCCATTGACTCctgcagaaatagaaaatgcaaatgtaaataACTCCGCCCAGCTCTCAGTTTTAAGAAATCATAACAAGCTGTTTTCACAGCACAACAGTGGCTGCCTGGCTTCTACCTCCAGCTTTAACATTGCTCAGACACCATGGTTTGAGTAGGACAGGGATGTTGTGAATAGTGATGTGGCAGAGGGAGGATAAACTTGGGTCTCTCTTTGTAACAGAAAGAGCAAGGGGAGCTAATATTTTTGATGAATAGTCTCTGTTTTGGGACCCACCAATGCTAGTTGTGCTTTGTTTAAGTCTTCAGGGGAACTGTTGGTTTGCAGAATATTTAAGTGTTCATTTGGCTGAGCACTAAGTCACCTGGGTATCTGGGATTGTGACTGCTGTTGAagctggctgcaggcaggaccAGAGGTTGTGTGGCTGGAGTGCAAAAGTCTTAGCAATTCTAGCAGTTAATTGTGCtcaacagagagaaacaggttGTTTCAGTCTCTGAGAGTTTTGCTGTGTGTTTCACTCTATGTAGAGTCCAGActtgtctttatttctgtatttcttgcaCCTAACAGCTGTGTTTCAGGAATAGGAAGCAAAAGCTTTAAAAGGTGAAATGAAGCCTTTCCATTCCTCACCACTGCAGTCGGAGGACTGAAGCCTCAGGCCCTTAAACTATTCATTACTCTTACAGTTTGTTCTTAAATGGCTAGAAATCCTCTGGGATGTGTGCTTTCTTATCAGACAGCCAAGCCTCAGTGACTGACTGTATTGTAGCATCAAGTCCTAAATACAGCACAGTATGCTTGCAGTCCTAATGTGAGAGTTCACATTTAGAAATTTTGAGGGTTGTTCACAGCAATGCCACTACATCATCTTGAACACAGTGGCTGGGGCTAATTGATACTGATGAGAAACATCTGCAATGCAATTTTGGAAAAACTCGTGTCTGGAGTGACTGCAAGGGGAAATTAGTGGTGGTCAGATGGATAATAACATTTATCTTCATGTAAGATGGGTGTGGTTGTGGTATGTTTCCCTTGAGACACTGACTCTAGTTACTTCAGCGTCAGCCAGACACTTCCTGGGAGGTCATATCTTCATTAGATACCATGTGAAGACTGATTAATTGAACATAATATGCACAGTGATTTATTGTTGCAGGGCAGCATGTTTAATACCTGGAAGCCGATGTGGGTGGTGCTCTTAGAAGATGGAATTGAATTCTACAAAAGGAAGGCTGACAACACTCCCAAAGGGATGATCCCACTGAAAGGGAGTTCTATAAATAGCCCATGCCAAGATTTTGGCAGAAGAATGGTAAGTACTTATTTTGTGACAAGGTTTGACAGTATATTTATGCCCCTGGAGGCACTGAGGGGGCAAAAGGCTGGTAGTCACAAATTCCTTGCACTCATCCCAGTGGTGACTCTCACTTGTCTCAGAAAGTCACAAGCAGGCTTGGACTTGTGTAGTACTTGACTTGAAGGCAATTCAAGAGGTCTAATTCAGaaagtgttggggtttttttattattttggattttttttttcaatctctgGGTCTGTCAGAGAGTAGAGCTAATTTTTATTGGTGTGAGGACACTTTGCAGCTGAATGTCAACAAATTCCTGTGTTAAATGTAAATCAAACTGCCATAGAATAAAACTGTGGGAAACCATTTCATGAGCAGTGGAAGCATTTATTGTCAAAGAGCAACAACTGGCTTGCTTAGACAGGAAGGAGATAAATGCTGTGACACACATATTTTATTATAGGCTTCCTGAAAAATAGTTGTTGGTAAAACAGGATTTCTAGTATGAGCAAAGAATCATACCTTTAGTCAGTAATTTGTTATTTCGTCAACTTGATTTCATCAAATAGGTATTACATCCCCAGGAATTCCTCTGACAAAGGGGTCCCCCAGAATCTGGAAAATTATCCAATTGCAGTTTAAAGCAATTTTCCATAGGGGTGCCTTATTGAAGATAGAAGTCTCTGAGAGCATtagaaaaatagggaaaaaagtcTGGGAGACTGCATGAAACAGCAAACTTCACTTCTCATTTAAGTTAAGAGAGGAGAATTAGACCAGTCTTTAGGTTTTGTGATAAGTGGAGTCAGTCGTGTCAGATTTTAACCTGCTGGCtttccttttgctctcttttctttcttcaacttatttcttttttttttttctttgtgcagaACTCACATTTATATGAAAAACCCCACCTTGATTCTTACTGAGTCTCATCCATTGACAGAAAGGGACTCTTAAGTTATACTGAGGTAGTACAAGAAAAGGATGGCGCAGAGAATAAAGATTGCTGTTAATCCTGTGCTAATTATCTAATTAACAACCCTCAGCACAGCACTCCTTACTCTATACATGAGGTATGAGCCGTGGGGAGAAGGGTACTGTGTTCAAGAGTATCACATATCCTACATTTTAATGGGAGAAATTAAGTTTTTCTCACAAACCATTCATTTCCAAACAATTTTGtctgaggttttgtttttttcctttaactccCAGAAAGGCACTGCCATCAGTATTGGTCCATAATAGTTGCTTGGAAATGTCACTAACAGTAACACACttaacaacaaaggaaaaatgattcACCAGCATATGTGCATTCTGTAAAATAGGCAGAGGGGTCTGAAGTATCCCGTGTCTGCTGAaggcaaagagagagagatccTCACCTGCCCAAAGGGCTGCTGATGTACCAGTCTGCAGAAGATGCATTTCATCTGTATGGAAAAGGGACAAAGTCTTTGAGGATCATTCCTTTGGCTGCAATGAGTTTAACATTATGCTTCATTTGACATTATAAGTTAACCTAATGAGCTTTactttatgtttcattttagttGCTGGGGGTCTTTTCTGAGGGAGAATaaagacaaaaggaagaatCTGAGACCCAGGGGTTGAAGCACCCAAAACACCTTTTCATAAGTAACATCTGATGAAGGATTTGCTGAAGTCAGTGAGAACAATCCAAACAACTTCAGCAGGTGTCAGAGCAGATCCTCCTTATGGAGTTGgtgacatttttcagaagtcCGTAGACCAATAGCCCTGGGGatgtattttctcttaaaatttgCATCACTCAAACAGTCAAAACTTCAACATGCTCATTCACATGAGCAAAGCCATTGCTGGGATTGTTCTTGAGAGTGGTTACTGCCTGACATGATTAAACCTAAATTTCTGCATGTATTTCTTGAAAACAAAGTATCTTCATTTTTGCATCTTACAGTTTGCAGCTTTACTGTACAGCTGAATCCAGTGCCTCTGCATTCCATCCTGGCTTCTCATTGGTTATGTGGTCAAAGCATACAGTTATTCCTCTTATGGGAATAATTCTGGTTCTTAGGTGGTTTCCATACATTGATTTCATATGGCTAAAAATGAAAGTATATTTTTAGGACAGGAGTTCTGTAGGGCAAAAAGTGGGATAATTCTCATTAGGTGAGCTTTAAGTCTAGTCTCACTTGGGCCCAGTTTGGAGCATGGACTATTGGGCCAGGAGCTGACTTTTATATTTCTCTGGTTAGATTTCAGTTTTATGAATCAGCTTGTGTACCTGCATCAGGGCCTCACTTGAAAGCTCAGAGCACATCACCAACATGCTTTGTTTAGTAAATCAGCTGCAGAATGTAGGtgctgaggggaaaagaagCAGTGCTGGATTTGTTAAGCAGAGACAAAGCCTGTCCAGAAGAGGCCGCAACTCCATGTTTTGAGattatatttcaaaatgcattcGCCACTGTTCACTATTTTTGATTTGATGTTTTATCATTGCTTAACATAATATTAATTCTGCTATacttcagctttttctgtttccccCATGGCTTTTCTTTGGATAGAGTTATCCTGTATGGTTTAATTTTCTCAAAAGTACAAACAGATATGTATCATCAGAGAGAGGTGTGGTCACTTCTAGGATAGGAGACTCCACCAGCTTCAGAGGAAGCCTGAAAGTCCAGCTTAGTGGCCTAGCTTTCTAGAAGCTAAAGTCAAGAGAAAGGGCTTTCCCAGTCTCCTCTGTGTACTGGAAGTTAAAACTCTCCTTTAGCGTTTCACTGTACGTTATTTCTCAGCCTCTTGAGAAGgctaatttttcttctggtaaaAGATGTCTTAGTACTTTCACATTTCATTCTGTTAATCTGGTGGGTTAGCATGACTTGGATATTGGGATTTAGAGAGATCTGCTTGCTTTTTTCATGAACATTGTTTTTCACTATGTATTACTGCATAATAGAAAAGATGGGTGTTGCTGGAAATCTGAGCAGTGTCAGACAAAAAatggtctgaaaaaaaatccaatctgAATTGGGTTTTTGACTATCCACTGCTTTGTAAGTTTGAAATCTCTTCCATGAAGGTCAGTTGGACTTATGCACAATTTCAGGGTGTCAGAATTTTTCCTGTTGGCCATAATCTGGAAGATGCATGTTAGGGATGTTCAGAAATGTACCATTTACAAACATGGGCTTCAGTAGACTCATTCAGTGGGTTGGTTTTCTAGCACAAGTACATAACAAATTAGTTTCACTTACGGGGGAACTATATTTTAGAAGTGGAAACCTTCTTGCCTGAGTAATTAGAAATTAGATCTAGATTTTCCATCCAAAAAGATCACCGGATGGAAATGAGTTCAATAAGTGTGAACTTTATAGGGtagttttttcatttgtttggggttttttttcaggttggtgttatttttttctctttaccaCTACCTTTAAAAgatcttttctcatttttgggAAATACAGTCTTTTCATTGTTGCTAGTGTGTTTATAGGCAGTGATCCCAAGATCTAGCCAAGGGTTGCATGTACCGTCTCTCTACTAAGCCCTTAAATGTTTTCTAGTCTGCAAACGTACTCAGCTACTCTCCAGTGTGACTGTgaccttttctctctttgtgaGTCAGTAGCTGAGCGACATGATGTGGGGTATTTTTGCTCCTTCAGACTGTTCACATGTCTTTAAACACTAAGACAAATTTACACCCTTTGTAACTCTGCAAGGGCTTAGTGCTTCAGCCTTTCAGCTGTGTTGAACTTCCCAGCAAAAGTTACAGTCAGCAGCTATATCAATGCCACTCACCTTGGCTGTACTGGCAGCGTCAGGATCACTCCCATGGAAATAACAAAAAGATTCAGTTACCTGCAGTGcttgttcatatttttcttcagagttttTATAGTTTAGCTGTGGCTCTAAAGCACTTTCTATAGTCCCTTAGGCACAGGTAGGCTGTGTGTCATGGGGGTACTTGGTTAATCATGACCAACTGGCTACACCAAAGtaacactgtttaaaaaaaacacgTAATTTATCATTTCAGTTTGTCTTCAAGCTCACTGCAGCCAAGCAGCAGGACCACTTTTTTCAAGCTGCCTACCTGGAGGAGAGAGATGCCTGGGTGCGGGATATCAAGAAAGCAATTCGCTGCATAGATGGGGGCCAAAGGTTTGCCAGAAAATCCACAAGAAAATCTATCAGACTGCCTGAAACAATCAACCTGAGGTTTGTTCTTGTAGCTCTGCTCCCCTGTGTACTTCCCTTTGCAGGCAGCTGGCAGACTTTGGTCTGGAAGAGCCATAAGCATGTCCGTCCATGATACCTCATGATTTCTGAAAGACTAAAATTTCAGTGTGTGCAGTGTGGCAGAAATGACCCAGCAATCAGAACTGGGaagctcatttttaaaatgtcactgtttACCCAGAACACGCTTATTTATCAAAGGATTTTGCTGATAAGGAGATTTCTGGGCACACTGCAGTGCAAGCGGAGACCCCCCAGCCAAAGTGTGATTCTTCCAGGAGAGGCATTtttatacaatatataatttattcaaaaaatattttagaccctttgtttgttttccagagaaatgCTGATGTTGGCCTAGTTTTTGGATGGTAAGGGAAGTGCAGTGCCTGCCAGAGAACATGGAACTGGCAAAGGGAGAAACAAGATAAAGGGCACACACAGGAAGCCATCTGTTagtactttaaaaaaggaaggacaACTTATTTTCTGCCTCTGAGAAGTAAATACCAAGATACCAACAAACCTGCAGTGCTCCCTAAAAGACAGTAAAACTCTACAGGGCCAAGATCCAAGTAAATCTGGCTTCACAGGTTTCATCAGAGGATCAGGCCAAAGAACTTAGCCTGTGACATTTAATATTTGTCCTTCACGGATGTTACCTGTGGCCTCTGAGAGCATGAAGGCTTTGGGAATGTCACAGTGACAGGTTTTCTGCTCAGCTCAGGACCTTTGGggaaaacacagagcacagcagtgaaCTCTCCTACTTGCACTGAGGCCGTGGGACCCTGGGAACGTGCCTCAGCAGTCGGTGTTCCTCTCTTCACAGTACAGTCACCACAAGCAGTTGCATTCTCAAAATAGGGGGATGTGGTGAGCCATTTGTGCCCTccaccctctgctcccacagctgtgACAGTGATGTAGTGATACCTCCAGGCTTTTCAACTTGAATTTTTCAGGAGATGAAAACAAGTCATGCCCCAGCTCTACAGGGAGCCATGTGCCAACCAAACACAAAGACCCCGTGAATGACAATGACGTTCTACAAACCGgcaaaacctttttatttgCTAACAGTTTCTGTGGTTCTTTTTACACACAGCGCTTTGTACATCTCAATGAAAGATCCCGAAAAGGGAATAAAGGAGTTGAAGttggaaaaagataaaagagtGTACAATCATTGCTTTACAGGTAAGGAGCTCTTGTCCCTCTTTTCCATACAATAAagggagcacagcactgagAAGCTAAAGATAGATAAAACAGCTCTAAGCTCTGTAGAACACAGAAGTTGGGAAGAAAGTCTGGCAGATATTTTCTTGACCAACCCAGGAAGTGCTCAAAAGATGAATCTTGATAAAGTGTTCAGTTATGACCATGGTAAGCAATGGAATTTAACCAGTGTCAGGAAGATTGAAGTAAATCGTTTCAGTAGATTGTTGTGTGAAACACTGAACTCCGGAAGAATTATTCCATTCTGAATTTTTCATCACCAAACAGTGTCACATTGTAATTCCTGTTCTGCTCCAAGTCAAATCTGTGGGTGTTcaaaaaaacatgtagatgcagcacttggggacatggtttagtggtggacgTGGCAGTGCAGAGTTAATGGTCGGACAGATCATCTGGGAGGTCTTTCCCAACTTTAATGAGGCTGTACCTCGCTGGATGACCCAGGAACCTTCCCAGATTAGCTCCCTGTGTTGCCACTAAGAACCTTTCTCAGGAGATTGATGCATAGATAGAGTAGGCTTGTTGCCTCTGTATTTTTAGGCTTCTTCATGTCTGTCTTGGTTTGCGACTGatattttgttgctttgtaACCAGGCACCTGTGTGATTGACTGGCTGGTGTCCAGCAACTCCGTCCGAAACCGCAGAGAAGGTCTCCTGCTCGCCTCTTCCCTCCTGAGTGAAGGTTACCTCCAGCCTGCTGGGGATACATccaaggctgctgctgaggggcTGTCAGACACCCCCTTCTTAGATCTCAGTGATGCCTACTATTACTTTGTGAGCATTGcattctgtgggtttttttattgtctcagacttttctttgcttttctcaggCTTCCTGTTGGGCTTCTTAAATCCTGGAGGAAAGATTGTTCAGAAAAGGCGAGATCCATGTTAATTGTGTTTGTGATGTTCAAAATGAGCTGGCTCACTTTAATAGTTGtatctgagattttttttttcctaacaccTTTCTAAGTGTGAATTGAGTGCTGAGACCAAGCTGAGTTCTTTTTAACTTAGACTCTGTTCCTGGTAATTGCACTGGTGGCCAGAATTTAACCATTGGTTTCCCTGATGATTCAGTGGAAGGGAAGAGTTATTCATTATCATGGGACTTCACAGAGTGACACAAGCTACAAACCCATTTTTGTGCAGAGCCATTAAATCTGACTCCGTGTgagtgtgcacacacacacagtttgcCTATGAGCAAAGAAGCAAAAGTTTTTAATAACCCCCAGTAACACCTGTCCTAGTTATCATACCCAACCTTTTCCATTTATTGCTTCATATTCTGTGGGTTGATTTGAAGAACTTGCAATGTCACAATCACAGTCGAATACTGTTTTAAAGACCTTTGGCTTATTGACTTAATGCTAACAAAAAAGTATGCCTTCTGTCAAGTAAAACCAGGTAAATTGATACTACAATTCTATTTAAATTACCACATAGAATCACTTGACTTCAACAAAATGACTCTTCCTTTACTTCAGTTATTTTCCTAGAATATATCTGTGATAGGGAGACTTTAGGTGTGCAGCAATGGAAGCAGAGACACTGCTGGTGAAGGCAGCCTTTTGGCCACCACAGTTTGTGATGGCAGCCCATGTGTGCTCTGCTTGCTTTTGGGCTGTTTCTAGTTCGATTCAATACCAAGGTGGTGTGAGCAGGTCAATGTCTGAGCTGGTGTCATAGAATTGTAGTCCTACCTCACACCAAAATGGTGCCATGGCGATTTGGATTGCTCCTCAACTTCACTGGGAGGTTTTTCCAGTATaagggttgattttttttttcttttcttcttttttctttttcttttttttttttttggatggcAAAAAAACAGGGTGAAGGGAAGCCAAAGAGCAGTCATACTGGTACATGTACATAAGCATTCAGCTGCTGTGTAACTTCTGAATTTTCTCTTGTGCCCTTGCAGCCAGACAGTGGGTTTTTCTGCGAGGGATATTCCAGTGATGATGATGTGGTCCTGAAAGAGGAATTCAGAGGCACAATTGTCAAACAAGGATGTTTGCTGAAACAGGTCAGTATTGCCTGTGTTCCATCCTGTCACTAGGATGATGCTACGTGGGTACAAGATTACTCTTTTACACCCAGAAACTTTAGAAAGAAGAGAAACTACCCTATGTCATCTCCACAGTTGACAAGTTTCATCTCTTTCCCTCTTGCCTTTGCACAAAGAACACTTGCTGTAGCATGGCAGCAGGAGCCTTGCCCAGCATTGCAAGGTTTATTACTCTtaccacaaaataaaacaattgaTAGCTTTAATTAGGAAAGAGTGCTAATGCAGATGTGACAATTCATTGGTACAATGCAAAATTGAACTTAGGTAAAAAGGCTGCCACTCCTGTGTCTCTCTGGACACACAACTGTATTCAGTTGCCAGTTTTCACAGGCTTTTTCAGCATACCTGAGCAAAGGAGTTGCTTTGAAGCACATTTGATGTGtaagacagaaaataactgtATACCTTCCTTTCCAGCAAAACTTTAAGCAGTCAGTGAATGTCATGGTAAATGTTTTACTTTCCAAGGCCATTGCAAGCAGATATTAGTGAACTGAAGGCAAAACCAGGATGCTTCAATGAATAGAATGGTTCAGGTGGAAGGGACTCTACAACAATCATCTGTacaactgcctgaccacttcaggaCTGACCTGACTTATTGCACTCTTTGAGCACTCTCtctctaaaaaaatatttcctaatattgAATCTGAACCTTCGTTGTTAGAATAGTCCTCGAGGGCTTAAGAACCTTTTGATGGTGCTCACATGTATTTCTCTTGCTCAATCAGATTACTCAAAAGCAATGGAAGAAATTAGACCCACATCTTGCTGTTCTTTTACTCTGTCACATTCACATCTTCCTAGTTAGCAAGAGCTTCCTTGTAAACAGTGTAGCTAATGGAGAAACTGGTATTTTGAAATGCTGAGAGGAAGTGATTCATGGCAATCTTCCACCAGTGTTAATCTGCATTCGGTCACCCTCAGTATGTTGTGGGTCACTGCTTCTGCTAAGAATGGTTTCAGCAGATCTAGACTTTCCACACCCATCCTTTCAGCCTTGAAAACAGGCAATTGGGCACCACGTCCATAGCAGAGAGTGGTGTTATTTCTGCTTGAGCTTCTCAGCCATGAGCCCTCCAGGGTGCTTAAGCTagagaagcatttttttgttgttatctttgcagagagagaaggacTTTCAGCTCATTCTTACCAGTAGTTCAAGGTACCTTCCTGCAAGGCACTTAGCAGCTCTGTTTTCTGGCAGGCATTTAAACCCAGTTCTCACAGACGTCATGTGAATGTCATAACTATCAGACTATGTGATGTATTTAGGGGAATCTCCCATGTTGAAGCTCTTCTGCtttgtacaaaaaaaataaaaagagaacagTGTGATAGTCCAGTTGTTGTGCAAAACATTGGAAGGTAGCAAAGACAGGTTCAAGTCCTAGTCTGGTGAGTATTTCCTGTCCaaaatattcaggttttttcccttttgtttttgcATGTTCTCTTGTGTGGGTAAACTCTGTATGCAGGCAAAGCAGTAAATGACATTCCTATTCTGGAATTTTCCTAGGGACATCGGAGGAAGAACTGGAAAGTGAGAAAGTTTGTTTTAAGAGATGATCCTGCATATCTTCACTACTATGATCCTGCTGGAGTAAGAcatatttgatttatttccctgtttgttttaaagccaGTCCCTTGTAGAAATATCTGAATGGAGTATTTATGTGGGAATGTGTGACAGGGAATACCGGGTAGGACAGTGGGATTGTCTGTGCTCCTATGGGCTAGACATCCTCTGAAAAAGCAGAGTGAAGGATGGCTTCTGGGCTTCCAAGTCACTGTGGCAAATGCCACTCAGACCTGGGGACAAGTAATACTGAACTGTACTCTCACCTCTTATCTGTGATTAATTAGAATTAGTGTGTACTCTCATTTGATCAAAACAAACTCAGTGCAAATGACCTCAATACAgtaattttgcagtttataTTTGAGCAAATATTGAGCAAATATGCTGTGTCAGGCTGAGACAGGGTGTTCCATTCCTTGTGTAATTCTAACAGGCCAAATCCTGCCCTAAGAAAGGATGAAGCAGTCCTATGGGCAAAGAGTG contains these protein-coding regions:
- the PLEK gene encoding pleckstrin isoform X1, whose amino-acid sequence is MEREPTRIREGYLVKKGSMFNTWKPMWVVLLEDGIEFYKRKADNTPKGMIPLKGSSINSPCQDFGRRMFVFKLTAAKQQDHFFQAAYLEERDAWVRDIKKAIRCIDGGQRFARKSTRKSIRLPETINLSALYISMKDPEKGIKELKLEKDKRVYNHCFTGTCVIDWLVSSNSVRNRREGLLLASSLLSEGYLQPAGDTSKAAAEGLSDTPFLDLSDAYYYFPDSGFFCEGYSSDDDVVLKEEFRGTIVKQGCLLKQGHRRKNWKVRKFVLRDDPAYLHYYDPAGGEEPLGAIHLRGCVVTAVEDMPDTKKYDVDNILFEIITANETHYYMQAASSSERSEWIKAIQTVARTGK
- the PLEK gene encoding pleckstrin isoform X2, with product MFNTWKPMWVVLLEDGIEFYKRKADNTPKGMIPLKGSSINSPCQDFGRRMFVFKLTAAKQQDHFFQAAYLEERDAWVRDIKKAIRCIDGGQRFARKSTRKSIRLPETINLSALYISMKDPEKGIKELKLEKDKRVYNHCFTGTCVIDWLVSSNSVRNRREGLLLASSLLSEGYLQPAGDTSKAAAEGLSDTPFLDLSDAYYYFPDSGFFCEGYSSDDDVVLKEEFRGTIVKQGCLLKQGHRRKNWKVRKFVLRDDPAYLHYYDPAGGEEPLGAIHLRGCVVTAVEDMPDTKKYDVDNILFEIITANETHYYMQAASSSERSEWIKAIQTVARTGK